In Zea mays cultivar B73 chromosome 7, Zm-B73-REFERENCE-NAM-5.0, whole genome shotgun sequence, the following proteins share a genomic window:
- the LOC103633485 gene encoding peroxidase 2-like, whose amino-acid sequence MAPPPELAVVVPTMTLLVLALLGAAVAGKISYAPSTSPPATTPTSPNQSPPTYHAPSQIPSSTSITPPSPSPKLSLLLPTNSQPIPSPISYPPSQSPSISNPPANSQPIPNTSPSSISPTYPPSGRSSNPLISGPPIYPPSGSSNPSISSPPTYPQGVSTNPLVSNSPTYPQSASPSPSISTPPTYAPSASPSSSISTPPIYAPSTSPSSSISTPPIYPPSPSPSLSINSPPGSPTPSPSSSISIPPTYPPSLSPSPSSAPSSGLSVGYYKHTCSGAETIVREVVTNAIDSNRGTGAGLIRLFFHDCFVQGCDASVLLNTTGSSEPTERASAPNLSLRGFDVIDAAKAALEAACPGVVSCADIVAFAGRDATCILSGSAVSFDMPAGRHDGRVSLDSEAVANLPPPFASLERLEEMFAAKGLDVEDMVTLSGAHTVGRSHCSSFSDRLPPHVSDMNDTLSGTLATQCNSGGGGDTTVPQDSVTPGGLDSQYYRNVLNHEVLFASDAALLASDQTADMVSANAFTPGLWETKFKAAMVKMGRVGIKTSTDGEIRDKCWMVN is encoded by the exons ATGGCGCCGCCGCCGGAGCTTGCCGTTGTCGTTCCAACAATGACCCTGCTAGTGCTAGCGCTGCTGGGGGCGGCCGTGGCGGGCAAGATCAGTTATGCTCCGAGCACAAGCCCACCCGCTACTACTCCTACTAGCCCAAACCAAAGTCCACCAACATATCATGCCCCAAGCCAGATCCCGTCGTCGACCTCAATAACTCCACCTAGCCCAAGCCCTAAACTAAGCCTATTATTACCCACTAATTCTCAACCTATCCCAAGTCCAATCTCCTATCCACCAAGCCAAAGTCCATCAATCTCAAATCCACCAGCTAATTCTCAACCTATTCCAAACACTAGCCCTAGCTCAATTTCACCAACTTATCCTCCAAGTGGTCGAAGCTCAAACCCATTAATCTCAGGTCCACCAATTTATCCTCCAAGTGGAAGTTCGAATCCATCAATCTCGAGTCCACCAACATATCCTCAAGGTGTAAGCACAAATCCCTTGGTCTCGAATTCGCCTACTTATCCTCAAAGTGCAAGTCCAAGCCCCTCCATCTCGACTCCACCAACTTATGCTCCGAGTGCAAGTCCAAGCTCTTCCATCTCGACTCCACCAATTTATGCTCCGAGTACAAGTCCATCTAGTTCAATCTCTACACCACCCATTTATCCTCCTAGCCCAAGTCCAAGTCTATCGATCAATAGCCCACCAGGTAGCCCCACCCCAAGTCCATCTAGTTCGATCTCAATCCCACCCACTTATCCTCCCAGCCTAAGCCCAAGCCCAAGTAGTGCTCCTTCGTCAGGGCTTAGTGTCGGCTACTACAAGCATACATGCTCTGGAGCGGAGACTATTGTGAGGGAGGTTGTGACGAATGCCATAGACAGCAATCGTGGCACGGGCGCGGGGCTCATTCGTTTGTTCTTCCATGACTGCTTCGTTCAG GGGTGCGACGCTTCTGTTCTCCTGAACACGACCGGCTCCAGCGAGCCGACGGAGAGAGCCAGCGCACCCAACCTGAGCCTGCGCGGCTTCGATGTGATCGACGCGGCCAAGGCGGCGCTCGAGGCTGCCTGCCCCGGCGTCGTCTCGTGCGCGGACATCGTCGCCTTCGCCGGCCGCGACGCCACCTGCATCCTCAGCGGCAGCGCGGTCAGCTTCGACATGCCGGCCGGCCGCCACGACGGCCGCGTGTCCCTCGACAGCGAGGCCGTCGCCAACCTGCCGCCGCCGTTCGCCAGCCTCGAGAGGCTCGAGGAGATGTTCGCCGCCAAGGGGCTCGACGTCGAGGACATGGTGACGCTCTCCGGCGCCCACACCGTCGGCCGCTCCCACTGCTCCTCCTTCTCCGACCGCCTCCCGCCCCACGTCTCGGACATGAACGACACGCTCTCCGGCACGCTGGCCACGCAGTGcaacagcggcggcggcggcgacaccACGGTGCCGCAGGACTCGGTGACCCCCGGCGGCCTGGACAGCCAGTACTACAGGAACGTGCTCAACCACGAGGTGCTCTTCGCGTCGGACGCCGCGCTGCTGGCGTCGGACCAGACGGCGGACATGGTGTCCGCCAACGCGTTCACGCCGGGGCTGTGGGAGACCAAGTTTAAGGCGGCGATGGTGAAGATGGGCCGCGTCGGAATCAAGACCAGCACCGACGGTGAGATCAGAGACAAGTGCTGGATGGTCAACTAA